A segment of the Nitrospina gracilis 3/211 genome:
GGCCACCGACCGTTCGGCCGGGTACGTCCGGCTTCTCAAATCCAACCGCCCGTTTCGCAACCTGTGGTACGCGCAGGTGGTCTCCGAACTTGGCGACTGGCTGAACAGCATCGCCATCTTCGCGCTGGTACTGAACGTCGGTGGCACCGGCATGGCCATGGCGACGGTGATGATGGCCAAACTCCTGCCGATTTTTTTCGTAAGCCCCATCGCCGGTGTGTTGATCGACCGCATGGACCGGCGAGCCATCATGATGGCCTCCGACGTTTTTCGCTTCGTGGTGGTACTGGGTTTTCTGCTGGTGGAAGACCAGAACGACTTGTGGTTGCTGTACACGCTGGCGGTGGTGGAGATCGCTCTGGCGGGATTTTTCGAACCGGCACGCAGCGCGGTGATCCCTTCCCTATGCACCCGCGAGGAACTGGTGACGGCGAACGCGTTGAGCGGTTCCACATGGTCGGTGATGCTGGCTCTGGGAGCGGCCCTGGGAGGCGGCGTGGTCAGCCTGTTCGGCATCAAAGCCGCCTTCGTCGTCGATGCCCTCACCTTCCTCGTATCCGCGTTTTTCGTCTCGCGCATCGATCTCCCGGCCAAAGCCGCCGCACGCACAGAGGATGGAACCCCACGCACGAAAAAAGAGAACGGATGGGTGGAGGGCATGAAGTACCTCGTGCGCCGGCCGGTGGTCGGCGTGCTTTCCCTTTTGAAATCCGGCCTGGCGCTGGGCGGCGGGTTGATGACCCTCATTCCGCTTTACGCCAACACCCTGTTCTCGACCGAAGCCGCCATTTCCATGGCCACGGGGTTGATGTATTCCGCACGCGGACTGGGCGCGGCACTCGGGCCGGTCCTCGTGAAACGGTTTTTCGGAGATTCCACGCGCGTCCTGCAACTGTCGATTTTTTCCGCTTTCTTCATCAGCGGAATCGGCTTTTATTTTCTGTCCCGGTCGTTCACTCTGGGGACGGCGGCGGTGAGTATCGGGCTCGTTACGTTTTTTGGCTCCATCATCTGGGTGTTCAGCTCGGCGCTCATCCATCTGGAAGCGGAGGACCGGTTTCTCGGCCGTGTGTTCAGCACGGAGATGGCAATGCTCACCCTGGTCATGGGACTCAGCAACTGGTGGGTCGGGTATTCCATCGACCACCTGGGGTGGACATTGAGCGAGGTGTCTAGGGGGCTGGCCGCGGCATTCGCACTG
Coding sequences within it:
- a CDS encoding MFS transporter; the protein is MATDRSAGYVRLLKSNRPFRNLWYAQVVSELGDWLNSIAIFALVLNVGGTGMAMATVMMAKLLPIFFVSPIAGVLIDRMDRRAIMMASDVFRFVVVLGFLLVEDQNDLWLLYTLAVVEIALAGFFEPARSAVIPSLCTREELVTANALSGSTWSVMLALGAALGGGVVSLFGIKAAFVVDALTFLVSAFFVSRIDLPAKAAARTEDGTPRTKKENGWVEGMKYLVRRPVVGVLSLLKSGLALGGGLMTLIPLYANTLFSTEAAISMATGLMYSARGLGAALGPVLVKRFFGDSTRVLQLSIFSAFFISGIGFYFLSRSFTLGTAAVSIGLVTFFGSIIWVFSSALIHLEAEDRFLGRVFSTEMAMLTLVMGLSNWWVGYSIDHLGWTLSEVSRGLAAAFALPGTCWGLFLLVRRRAEKKKAVDSICPVEPSDSKLPPSNY